CTGgcttaaaataattttttcttgatTATTCTCTTAAAGGTGACCAGACTTGTAAAATCTAGAACCGGTAAAACTACGTTAGCTATTGGAGATGGAGCTAATGATGTCGGAATGCTTCAAGAAGCGGACATAGGGATTGGAATCAGTGGTGTTGAAGGAATGCAGGTTattcacaaaaaaaaaggataaattgTTCTCGTTTTGCTCTTTTCGTTGGTCTTTGCTTCCATTTCCTTTGTTTTTATTGCATGTTGTTATTTGTATCTTTTTCTTACAGGCTGTTATGTCCAGTGATGTTGCAATTGCACAGTTTTGTTATTTGGAACGACTACTTCTTGTGCATGGACATTGGTGTTACCGGAGAATCTCATCAATGGTATAGGCAACAATAAATTATATTaggaaaagtatatttttttcttaacaTTTTGGGGTGATTTCAATTTTCTTccaaacattttctttttctatttttatctcTTAGCATCTTCAATGCagtttaattttcaaatcattttaaaaactaaaaagtaattatatatgttattaaagttaggaacaaaaataaaaccaaaataacGATTAGGTACAAAGTCGAAATCACCCCTAAAAGGTTACCTTAACTTTTATTTGGTATATTAACTTGCTCATTCTTCTTATTACAGATATGTTATTTCTTTTACAAGAATATCACATTTGGCTTCACTTTATTCTTGTTTGAGGTCCATGCGTCATTTTCTGGAGAACCTGCGTATAATGATTGGTTTTTGTCTCTGTATAATGTCTTTTTTTCGTCACTTCCAGTCATTGCCCTTGGGGTCTTTGACCAGGATGTATCAGCCCGGTTTTGTTTGAGGGTAAGCTTATTgttcaaatattttattaaggTTTTCATGTTTCTAATAATGTTTTTCAAATGAAAATTCAATAGCCCTATTTTAGTTGACAGAATAGCAAAGATAGAGAGTCCATATAAAGAAGCTAGAAAAAAAAACTTGCAATAATTCGTACATGATGAGGCCCTTTTTGACATATTGATTGATGAGTaactttctattttttatttttaaccgTTTGTCTGTAACGACAAAATGCTTTTTCacaattcaaaaattttaatcagtTTTTAATTATTCAAGTAATTAGTTTAAGAAGCTTTTAATACATCAGCAAATTACTATTTATAAAAACTATTTAGACCAATTATTTGAATGGTtgaaaactaattaaaaatttttaaatgtgGAGAGACGCTTTATCTTTTAGACAAATGGTTAGAAATTAGAAAAGACATTTAATGTGTGTTTGAGCGccattattattttgataaaaaaggatttttttttaatgaatttttttttttaacgtgtttggaaaatttctaatagtaaaagtaaaaacactagaaaaataaaaataaaaaaacatttttttgaGGAGCtataatttatatctttttttaaaagttttttttcttttaaaaaaatatttttcatataataaataaacaaaaaagtacttctatattgttatacccaaacataattgatagataaaaagatctttttgcataagatacccaaacataaaattacttttatttttctataagatcttttaaaaaaagataattcgaaaaaagatttttttttaaaaaactcaCCCAAACAAGTTCTTACTCTTGGTTGCTTTTTAACTCTCATGGTGGCTTTTGGATATTATCTTGATATTAATATAAGAGAAATATGATATATATGGTTCCTGTTGAACACTTTACACAATAGCCTTAAAAAGTCTTGAGTAATCTTTCACTCTTGATCAAGTTTGTGGGATTTGAGTTAGGCTTATTCAGTTTTGGTATCCAGAGAGCCCATTATAAAGGGAAGTAAATAGAACCCTTTCCATGTTGATCACTTACATCTTACCATGTAAATAAATCCTCATGCTTATATAAAGTAAAATTCACTAATCATTGATTTATCTTATATTGGTTTCTGGTTTTCATTTCTTCGATAATCggtttttgttattttttattgatgtgGCAGTTTCCTATGTTGTATCGAGAAGGTGTAGAAAACATCCTCTTTAGCTGGCGTCGAATACTTAGTTGGATGCTTAATGGATTTATTAGCTCCATAATAATTTTCTTCTTCTGCACAAAAGCTATGGAGATTCAAGCCTTTGATGAAGGAGGAAGAACGGCAGGAAGAGATATACTAGGAGCAACAATGTACACTTGTGTGGTTTGGGTAGTAAACCTGCAAATGGCACTTGCTGTAAATTACTTCACCCTGATTCAACATGTTTTAATATGGGGCTCCATTGTTATCTGGTATATCTTCCTCCTTACCTATGGAGCAATGGCCTCATCGTTTTCTGGAAACGCTTACCATGTCTTTGTTGAAACTCTGGCTCCGACTCCATGCTATTGGCTGTTGATATTTTTTGTGGTAATCACAACACTTGTACCATACTTCACTTTCTCAGCACTACAGATGCGATTCTTTCCCATGTATCATGAAATAGTGCAGTGGTTGAGGCACAAAGGAAAGACGAATGATCCCGAGTTTTGCGCTATGGTGCGGCAAAGTTCATTGAGGCCCACAACTGTTGGATCAACGGCACGCAGAGCGGCCAAGACTAACAGCCTTAGAGGCAGCTTCACTGACCATAGATGATATCTATATTTTTTACTATTCTTTTTTCCATATTCGAAAAAGGAAATGTAGTTTTGTGTATAGAAAGTTGAAAATATATTTGTTGTGCATATCATTTTTGAATTGCTTACTCACTACAAGGGAATGTTGCTTGTATATCCATTTTCATGGTAAGCGCATAATGCACAAAACCTTTTTTCATTTTGGGGGATTGTTTTTTTGTGGATTGGGGGAGTTGAAGTTTGATTGCAGAATGGAGAATAAACTATctatttgttttatttgttaatttgtCTTCATCACGGAGTACGTATTATTTCAAATGGTTCTGCTAAGATTTTTAACTTAATAGAATTTCTGTACCCTCATATCACAATTTCATTCCTAACTTAGAGTCATCAAACAACACTAAATTTTTCTCCATCTTTTTCTCTAGGCATTACTTTCCTGCAAAAAGTAGAAAAAATTTAAttggtttcttcttttgaaTAATGAAGAGAATAACGTTCTGAAAATCGGATCGATTATCGAACAGTTTTAATGATTGATTTATTGGTCCAATCGGTTCAATCGTAATTCAATCGAAATAatcgttttataataaaataataaataaaatataaataaacacactaaaattaacaaaaactaactatatTTAACTAAGATTAACAAAAAGTTTCAAACATAATTTCAACAAGATCAACACAATAATTAACGTgctttaacaaaaaattaacagTTTTCAAACCAATTTTAACAAGTTTAGCATAATGcttaacagaaaaaaaaaaagcattgaATGAGCACTATTAACCCTCCAATTGCTTAATAACATCCTTCCCTCCACATTCATTTTGTATGTAAAAATAGTTTTAACATGGAAAGCTTCATTGCAAGAGTGCGAGAATTCGAGTCGGTGTGCAGGTCCTCAAACAACAAATCAATACAAacattcgaaaaaaaagaaagacaaCACAGCGACAACACAACAAAGAATCAAAGGAACATTTAAAACACAGCAACAACACAACACCTATAAGAgcatttaaaacaaaaaaaaaaagaaatatctaAGAATTACCATTGCTGGGAATAATAACTTGAACGTGTATGCTCAAAGAATCAAAGGCTAAGTTTCACTGAAAAGGTGAAGAACACCCAAATGAAGGAAACCTCAATCACAGCTTAAACCAAACTTCACAATCCCTTTAAATTGAAGCAGCAAGCAACTTGAGAGCTAAAGCAAGGTTAAGTAGTGAACTAAATCAATGTAATTTTAACAAAGATTAACCGAACTAAATCaactaattatttaataatttaatccAAAACAAGAAAACCATATAATATAGCACATGAGTAGAGCTAATCAAtgattcaaattttaatctGGGTAGCACTAACAGAATCTAAAAAAATCAATGTTCTAGCAGAAtctcaaaaaaattattgaatcaATGTTCTAAACAAAGatcgaaaaaaaagaatgaaaattaaaaaaaatgaaacaatTGCCTTCGTGAGCTTAAGGAAGATGCATCAATTGTTGAATGAGGAAGAAGCGCGGAGCCGCAAACGACCAGACGAAGACACTATGGAATCTGAGCGCAACGAAGGCGGCGCTGAGTGAGACCCTTGCAGCAGTAGGGAAGTAGACTAGGGTTTGTGTTTTGGGGGTGAGAGGCTGTATACCTGTATCTgaatgaggaggaggagaagtGGAGAACTTGCGCCGCGTTGCTCGAGGGGGAAGGAGAAAGGGGAAAGATTCTAATCAAGTACAAAGTAGAGTCAAAATAAAGTTCGTCGTCTTTTAGACGAACTCCAACTCATGGAGCACCaagacctgtatctgaaaaataaaGGATATATATACAGAATGAGAACCACCAACTCATGGGTTTCCATTACCATAAAAGTGCCAACACAGATACAATATAAGGTAATAGGAAACTCACTAAGTAATTTTAAACTTCATACATTAACATTGCCATCCTAGGTTCTCACTAATCTGTAATCAGGCAACTCTCCTAGGGAATGCTAGTCTAAGTCACTTTTATTCAAGTTTTCACAATCATTCCTCTCAAGGTTTTTCACCATACTCCATACTCCAAATAGAACAGCCCTCAGCGTCAACCAACACCAACATGAGGGACCTCTCAAAATGCAAACACAAGCAAAGCAAGCAAATAATATACAAGTAGATTCAAGCAAGACATTTAGCATATAGACATGTAATTATGCACAATTAATCAACCCAAGACAAGAATAGTAAGCCCAAATAATTCAATCATATACAAATGATGTATGCTTGCACTATGGCCGATAATATCACCTATCAGTTATATAGTCAAACTCGACATGTCCGGTAGTGAACCCTGGACAGGAACACTACAACAcagagcaagtgggacaaaacTGCAATCCTTGCATCTTACTCGCGTAACCCGAAGCAAGGGGAACAACTTCAATCCTTGCCTCTTACCCAGGCGGTGTTATAATTCTCAACTCAGAGCAAGTGTGACTAAACTCAAACCCTTGCATCTTACCCGGTGTCTCGAACCTTTACCCGGAGCAAGTGAACGACACCATTATATCTTACCCGGTGTCTTAACTTTCATCCAGAgtaagtggacaacgccactgtaTCTTACCTAGTGTCTCAAACCTTTACCCGCAGTAAGTGGACAATGCCACTGCATCGTACTCGGTGGTATTTCTTAATCAGATTCAATATCGTTTTCAAATCCATTCTTAATATCATTCCacttcattcaaaaatcataattaaaataaatccTCGTCATCCTTCATTCTCATAATCAACctcatcattctcattatcacaCTCATTCTCATCACACCTCTCATTTCATTTAATCCATCTCTCCTCAGTTCACTTTCTTGACTCATTAGGTATTATTTCTAACTCCTCTACCCTCCATTACACAGGCTCTAGACTCATAACAGGGTTTATAAAGGGTTAGAAGGCTCGAAGAAtggttaaaaatataaaaatatatatttttttaaaactggGTGGTCATGCGTACACATGCCTTCCACGTACGCATAAGTCCAACTTTTGACAATGTTGCGTACACGGACTATAGTCGCGTACGCGAGTACCCAGCTAGAAGCATTGGCTTGCATACACAAGCCACTTTTGTGTATGCACAaatccaaaatttttcaaaGTCAAATACGCATGCCGTGTCCGCATACGCATGCATATTAGAATCCAGAAAAAAGATGATATGTTGCAAAAATGCGGTTTTTTTATCACAACTTTAAAAGCGTATAACTTTTTCGTTAAGAATTATTTTTCAACCATTCTTGAACATTGGAAAGATCGATAAATAAACTTCCATAAAAATCTATTTTCGTTAAGTTTTCAACTTTGAGGACCGAGTTACGACCCGCCGAAGTTGGCCAAAAATCCGTTTTTGTCCAAAAACATAATTCACCAATTTTTTCAAAGATTTACAAGCCATATCAATTTCTACTCAATATAATGCCTCCCAACCATCCCAATTCACTCATTTGATATCAACCACGTTCACGCCTACTTAAATTACATATTACAACTCTAAATCATCATTTTCACATCTCCAATCCTCAATTCCTATATTCTAACAATTTGTTACCAAATTTCACATGCTCAATCACATAATTACCATTTCATGCTCATGCATCAACATTCAATACATTCACCAACTTACCAAACTTACCTTTCACGGCCTCCAACCCAAATTCACGGCATTTGACCCAACATTCACTAATTCAATCAACTCAATATTTCAATAATTcattaattcataattttaatcATCAATTCATATCACATTCTCATAACTCataacacccaatcaccaaataaaaatcaaatccAACACTTCATAAATGATCACATCTTAATTCCATCCAATCACACAATTCAATCTTATTCCTAGAGACACCTAGCCTAGGACTTTATGTCACATTACCTAACCTAGAGTGGTGAGATTTTGTCACTCTCCAAACGAAAAAGTGGAGAGATGCAATAGACTCTGAAAGTTAGAGACTGAATTCTAGCGCGAGTTTGGGAtcgaggaagaaaaagaaatgggTTGTCTCAGAATGTAACTGCGGTACTCATGCCATTCTGTTCATGTCAGGAACAGAGTTAAATCCGGCTGTTCTTTGGTTGCCCATACTTTAAGgtagtttatattttttctcATTCATCTAGATTTCGATTGAAGGTTTAAAATGTTTTCCCCTATCTTGCAGACTTCAGCACCTCATTGCAAGTATTTTGCATGGCTTGATGAGTATGTTTCGTCGTTTAATGAGGATGCTAGTAAGAATCTTTATTTTGGTGGGTTGAAGCAGAAGGAGGTTCATTTTGAAGGCTATTCTCATGGTGTTCATGACAAAGCAGAGGAGTTTGAGAAAAGATTGGCTGGATTGGAAGTTAAGTTATACAAATCTAGAGTGAATAAGATTCAAAGCAGGTGCAATGATGTTGGATGTATTGTTATAGCATTTGTTGCAGGACTAGTTATTGCAAACATCCTAAGGGCTTCTGAGTAGGAAGGAGCAGTAGTTCCATGATTTATATCCAGTCTTACCTTCATCTTCAGATGCCACTGGACTATTAAATGCCTCACTCTCATATTCATAAGGCTTCTCATAGTCAGAATCGAATTCTTCCTATCTTGATCATTGTTAGAATTCTTAGCATCTTTTAGACCATCCACACTTTCTTTTTTCCTTACTACCACCACCAATAACCCCATTGTTTTTGTTCTTATCAAGCCCATCCCTGAGAATATGTCTTCTTCTTACTTAAAAGTACTTCTTAAAAGCCCTTCTCTTTGTAATTTTTGTCTTAGGTGACTTAACTTTGTTATTTGTACCATTAGGCCCAACCATATTCTCATCAGTTAGGCCAATCCTGTCAACTCTTTTTGGACCTTGAGCAGTCTTCTTCTTAGGTGAAACCTTCTTTCTCATCTTCTTGAGTTTATTTCTCTCTATCTCACTATCTTCACTACTATAACAATCTTCAAACCCAGGAGGAGGAGGCTTGTAGGCCTCATCCTCTACACTCTCATATCCATCATCTAAAGATGAGGATGATGACTTAAAGAAAACAACTTCAACCCTCACCCCATTATCAACAATCTCAGGAACACTCACTGGATGATCAAAGTATAAGTAAAACTCATTAGTCTCCTTATTTCTCCACATGTTATCTCTTATTTGATTTATCTTAACATCACCTTTGATAAGATGTGGCCCAGTTTTCATATCAGGTGTAGTCATGTCAAGCCAATACATCCCTTTATACTCTCCATATCCCAACTCCTTAAATAAAGTCCgtaaatcaaagaaattaagaTAATGTAAATCTATCGGCGATACCTATGCACATTCCCAATAACGTAACACAGTATTCTTTTCGAGTTTCTCTTAAAAGAACTCCATAGTTAAACACATGGACTACCATATAATCATCCATCTgttataacaataataattatacaGAAAAATAAGTTATGAAAAAATCTAATTATGAAAATCATTTTTGTCAAATTAGCATAATTATTCAAAGTTCATATCAATCATACATAGTTCAACTCAGTGAtgtaataataaagaataattaaaaaaattcataccAACCCTTCAGTTAAACCCAACCTTGTGCAAAACTATGAATAGTAACTAAAGAACAAAATAACAAATACAATGTGCAACCCTCAAATCCTGGAGAAAAGAAAATTCTTTCCAAATAATCCATGTTCCTAACATCTAAGAAAacaaatacaatagtacaaaTTCACCACATTTTTTAATATCCTAATTCCATTCTTACTTCTGTAGCTACCACCTTTAACTTTGGTTGACGTTGTCACAGAATCTGTTATTGACGCCGTCAATTCTCTTTCCTCGCACTTTATTAGCAGTACTGTTAGAGGTCCACTCAGCAACACCACCACGTGCAACATCATAGATTTGCCTTTTGGaggaaaaagaggaaaagaatCTAGGGCTTCCTGTAAATACAAGTTAGGTATTGGGGGTTATATGAGAAGAAACTCAACGAACCGATTTCCTAGTTAGAAAACAGTAGcgttttgaattttataattttgatgAATCAGTCCCTATCCATTTTTGACTTGTCACTGTGGCACTTAACAGACAATCTATTGACACATTATCGTCGTTAAATGACACGTAAgtaaattttgttaattttttacattGGAGATGACGGAATGATCGTCATATTTCATGGCTACCAGAAACAAGGATCGGTTGGTACCACTTTTTTCGATAAAAATCAACTTGTCCTTCAAAAAAATGAACATGAACCAATTTGAAactttattcataattttttttaatgtataaatcCCTCTTTTCTTCTGACCTTGCGTCAAATAgggttttaattttttttcgttgGAAATGCTCTTGGCCTATAATAAGGAAGAGGTAATCTAAAATGCTAGCatcgaaaaaaattttctaaataaaaTCACGTGACGTACATTGCCTTTTAGCATTAAGGTATGTTTCTATATAATATTCTGGGTATCTTCCAACCCGACAGGTTAAGGACTAATCCGTTGCAGATTTGAGCTCTATTTAAGAGTCTGTCGCTGGCCAATAGGTTGCTGTATGCACAAAGCGGAATTCGAACCCCCGACACTTGTTTAAGCAACCGTGAGCTGATCACTCGACCAATCCAAGTTGGTTAATTTTAGAACTAATTTGATGTCTGATAAAAAGTTCCCAAAAAACCGATTTGGGTATCACTTTTCCAACAACGTGTGGTGTCCTTTCAAAGCTTTTCTTCATGAATTTTGGTTTTTATTAGCTAACTTATTTTTACGTTCTATTTTTGCTTCCTCTATTAGCATCGTGGTTTTCATCCAAATCCAATCTGCCCGTcttttatacaaataattaatctaATAATGTTAGgggaacaaaaaaataaattagaacttattttatttaatatttattaattattataataattaattaatattaaataaaaaaattctaactatttttagttaatatttttttattatcattttttattactATTTCTAAATGACATCgagaatgaaattaaaattataaaaaagcCGTAAATTAATCATTAGTGCAAATAGTTTAACATGTAAAGAAAAAAACCCACCAAGCGCACCCAAAGAAATCAAGATCAAAAGAAAATTAGATTAAAGGATTCTATTATCCTTAATCTAAAACTAGGTAATGGTAAAACTTTTGAAGCAAAaatgatttatataattaataagcTGAAATTTTTACAGAACTATGTCGCCATTCAATTTCAAAAGTTATTCTTAATTAATATGTAGGGTATAATTCTTTAAATTGGATTCGTCCTCATTTCGATATTCAAattgtaattatattttagatGAAAATGATATTACAGTAATTATGAATAAGCAaacaacagaaaaaaaaaagaaagaaagaaagaaaaatgtaaGACATAAAATGTTACACCCAGAAAAATATATGTACAAGTTTCATTCACAACTAGTCGCAATCTTTTAACATGACGATTAAATCCACCATTGTTTTCCATTGCATCATATATACACAATATTCCTAATTTTGTTTTGTCTTCAACATTTGTCTTTTATCGTCTTAATTTGTTGAACAATGTAATGACATATATGTTCACATAAATCAAACCTTGTACATTATTCATAcctaattcttgaatgaatttCCTTGAATATTAACACGCAAAAAAATTAGAAGCTGACTTTGCCATGATTCCTGCAAACTCATTGAAACTAATAACACCGTCACCATTGCTATCAGCTTCGGCCATCATATCGGAAAGCTCAGGGTAAGTTAACGGATGGCCCATTTTCGCCATGGTGCTGGCAAGTTCTGCGGCGGTAATGTAGCCATTTCCGTCTTTATCAAATGATCGAAACAACTCGGTGAGTTGTTCTTGATTGATTAGGACATGCTCATTCAAATCAGGTAATAAGGCATGAACAAGCTCATCaaattctatatatccattgCCATTGTTGTCCATGTTGGTAAGTAAGGCATGGAGTTGATCGCCGGTGGGTTTGATGCCGAGAGATCGAAGGAGGGCGGCGAGCTCTAGGTGGGTGAGGCTTCCATCGGAGTCGGTGTCAAAGCGATTGAAGATGTCGTGCAGCTGATTGATCTGCTCGGAATGGAGGTTGGCCATCGGAAAGGGACGGAtgtggttgtggttgtggttgtggtggTAGAAGATGAGAGCAAGAGAGAGGTTTTGAGTTTTGACCTAAAATGGTAAATCGCTATTTAGTTGGAacctttttgcttttatttGATGATGAAGAATGTGAGGTTCTTGTGTCGTCTCATTTCGTTGCGGGATTGGTTAGTTACATTGTTTTATAACAGGCACAGCCTTGAATTGTTAATTATGAACTATATTTGAGTGaattcaatttatatatatCAATTCCGCTACGTTATCAACAACATTTTTATCAACTTTTGTCAattcttatttataattgtatTTAATGGAAGTGTCTTTTGTAAATGTAtctaataaaaatgttatttttatgattgtatttaataaaaatatctttataaatatattttttaaatgtatctttttttatatatgtatttaaaatataataattaattattattgacaATAAATTAGCAGATAATATAATAGcactttatatttttcttatataaaACTAATGGAATCTTCCAATGTAGTAGAACCCTATGCGTTTTAGAGAATATTAACCAACATTATAACCGAGTTGAGAACTACTGATGAGTACTATAATTAGTAGAAAACTTCTCATTGCAGTGCCAGTAAGTAATACCTCGACATTGGCTAATAATTTGTTTTGGGTATAATAAAAGCAGATAGCATTGTTTTTCCCTAATAAACATCTATATCTATATATAGTTTAGCTAGATAGTTCGTTAAAAATTTCATCGAGATTAGATAAGTTTACAACTTAATTAATTACGGAAATTAACATTGtatcatgaaaaataaatttcgaatgacaaaaatattcaaattctaatttttttattgatttttaatcTATTTATGATTTTTGCTAAAGTGAATTTCAAATTGGATGATGAATTTGTTAGCTTTTTATGGTTGATAGCTATTTCAATTTTTGGTTTTGCTAGAGTAAATTGAAATTGGATgaatgaatttaaaattttttatattttgagtATTTTTTAGTGTTTGATTGATTTAGTTTGGGTATGAATTGTAAACTTATGACCGATTGAGGTATGATCCTCTACCATCACCATTGATTTCAACATCTGTTGTAGgagtaatttcaaatttcatgaCAAGGATTTTAAAAATGCATGTTGAGTTATTGAAGGTTGAAAAAGTGAATTGGAATTGAGGGTGGGATAGCTtgagaattttattaaaaaattaataaaaaattaatattttgataCTTTTAACGTATAGAACCCATCTTTCATGAATATATAGTTAAACTTCATGAATATTTTtggtagtttttttttttttactatatatAATGTCCCTGAATTTTGAGCTTTATTCCATCTTTCATTCTTTTCCCATATCGAAATGctcatttttaaaatatgtttcACTATTTGTTCTACACAGCTTAGATAATAGAAGATAGTAACTACTATTGAAAGGAAAATGTAAGGAGAGAAATTATTTGATGAAATATTTGTGACAAAGTTAATCACATAGCAACCATAATAATACCATACAACAAACACACCCTTCTTTATTCAgctcttttatatcatatctatGTCTTAGTG
The genomic region above belongs to Arachis stenosperma cultivar V10309 chromosome 5, arast.V10309.gnm1.PFL2, whole genome shotgun sequence and contains:
- the LOC130979288 gene encoding probable calcium-binding protein CML15 — translated: MANLHSEQINQLHDIFNRFDTDSDGSLTHLELAALLRSLGIKPTGDQLHALLTNMDNNGNGYIEFDELVHALLPDLNEHVLINQEQLTELFRSFDKDGNGYITAAELASTMAKMGHPLTYPELSDMMAEADSNGDGVISFNEFAGIMAKSASNFFAC